One genomic segment of Ipomoea triloba cultivar NCNSP0323 chromosome 9, ASM357664v1 includes these proteins:
- the LOC116029628 gene encoding uncharacterized protein LOC116029628 has protein sequence MAKNNRVGQQDERIPPIVPPPQNQTVQPRLRDIQRPIIAVNPSCIQLSDAARNYELKSFHMNFLPTFNSLGSEDALGFMRELYSTVQTLPLNNLSEEELRMKCFPYCMRGGARQWLLNLPEGFLGPWDDVYNAFMFKYYSSQKAMDYRSRICTFTQREGELFHEAWDRFNLLLNQCPHHQFPLLLLTQFFYDGLNPNCQSLVDTAAGGYTGDKNSDELQAIFESLASNSRQKAVRGRRAVVHEISTQSELTTQVVELTKQINLLMTRDNSNREFCAYCNTYGHNSSFCMNAKSSQPSYEEANYMGSNMGRQPPRNDPFSHTYNPGWRNHPNFSWRDQGNARPMGPPGFQQQGPSGSQHQQYRPFQ, from the coding sequence ATGGCTAAAAATAATAGAGTGGGTCAACAGGATGAACGCATACCACCAATAGTTCCACCTCCGCAAAATCAAACAGTTCAACCACGTCTTCGAGACATCCAAAGACCGATAATAGCTGTTAACCCTTCTTGCATTCAATTATCCGATGCAGCTAGGAATTATGAACTCAAGAGTTTCCATATGAATTTTCTCCCTACCTTTAACAGTTTGGGAAGTGAGGATGCTTTGGGTTTCATGCGAGAGCTCTATAGTACGGTACAAACTTTACCTTTGAATAATTTATCTGAAGAAGAGCTTAGAATGAAATGTTTTCCATATTGCATGAGGGGTGGTGCTAGGCAGTGGTTGTTAAATTTACCAGAGGGTTTTTTAGGACCTTGGGATGACGTTTACAATGCTTTCATGTTTAAATATTACTCATCTCAAAAGGCAATGGACTATAGGAGTAGGATATGCACTTTTACTCAAAGAGAAGGGGAATTATTTCATGAAGCATGGGATCGTTTCAATTTGCTTTTGAACCAATGTCCACACCATCAATTTCCTTTGTTATTGTTGACACAATTCTTTTATGATGGTTTAAATCCTAATTGTCAGTCTCTTGTAGATACTGCTGCAGGTGGATACACAGGTGATAAAAATAGTGATGAGTTACAAGCTATCTTTGAGAGTCTAGCTAGTAATTCTAGACAAAAAGCAGTGAGAGGTCGAAGAGCTGTTGTGCATGAAATTAGCACACAGTCTGAGTTGACAACACAAGTGGTTGAATTGACTAAACAGATTAACTTGTTGATGACTCGCGATAATTCGAATAGAGAATTTTGTGCTTATTGCAATACATATGGTCATAACTCTTCTTTTTGTATGAATGCAAAGTCATCGCAACCATCTTACGAAGAGGCAAATTACATGGGATCTAATATGGGGAGGCAACCACCAAGAAATGATCCATTTTCCCATACATATAATCCAGGTTGGCGAAATCACCCTAACTTCTCATGGAGAGATCAAGGTAATGCAAGGCCAATGGGACCACCTGGATTTCAGCAACAAGGGCCATCAGGATCTCAGCATCAGCAATACAGACCCTTCCAGTAG